In [Leptolyngbya] sp. PCC 7376, a genomic segment contains:
- a CDS encoding response regulator produces MKTILIIEDEVETRNVFLKCLEFEGFQAYGAKNGTEGIELAKSKSPDLIVCDIFMPDMDGYSVLEFLRRSPQTSAIPFIFLTAKVTMEDLRHGMQLGADDYLTKPCTVEQFLAAITTRLKRYEEVIKAQEISKKDTASSVNSQTEDSEDLKFSFPKSGGLRPVFEFIEANYTRPLKLKDVALEAGYSSAYLTTLVQKKTGKTVKQWIIERRMVCARNLLQKTKEPVAKVAELSGYLDAGYFTNQFRKIHGVSPLVWRKKNVF; encoded by the coding sequence ATGAAAACAATTTTAATTATTGAAGATGAAGTGGAAACTCGCAACGTATTTTTGAAATGCTTAGAGTTTGAAGGATTTCAAGCCTATGGTGCAAAAAATGGCACTGAAGGTATTGAGCTCGCAAAAAGCAAGTCTCCAGATTTGATTGTTTGTGATATTTTTATGCCAGATATGGATGGTTATTCTGTCCTCGAATTTTTACGGCGATCGCCTCAAACTTCGGCAATTCCTTTCATTTTTCTGACGGCCAAAGTGACGATGGAAGATTTACGTCATGGTATGCAATTAGGAGCAGATGATTATTTGACAAAACCCTGTACTGTCGAACAATTTTTGGCGGCGATCACTACTCGCCTAAAACGCTATGAAGAAGTTATAAAAGCCCAAGAAATCTCAAAGAAAGATACTGCTTCATCTGTGAATTCGCAAACTGAAGATAGCGAAGATTTAAAGTTCTCTTTTCCAAAATCCGGTGGTTTAAGACCTGTCTTTGAATTCATAGAAGCTAATTATACTAGGCCTTTGAAGCTCAAGGATGTTGCTCTAGAGGCCGGTTACTCCTCTGCTTATCTGACGACCCTTGTTCAGAAGAAAACAGGTAAAACAGTAAAACAATGGATTATTGAAAGACGGATGGTCTGTGCTCGAAATCTTTTGCAAAAGACAAAAGAACCTGTCGCTAAAGTTGCAGAACTATCTGGATACCTTGATGCTGGATATTTCACAAATCAATTCCGTAAAATTCACGGTGTTTCACCACTAGTTTGGCGTAAGAAAAATGTTTTCTAG
- a CDS encoding PAS domain-containing sensor histidine kinase has product MNQSQRKLTDELAAQELRKLRRQHQLILNAVGEGVYGLDLDGNVTFVNPAAVQMINVPIEELIGKSMHAVLHHSHADGSHYPKENCPIYAALHDGSTHRVMDEVFWRKDGTSFPVEYISTPLREDNGELIGAVVTFRDITQRRWAEQILERTNEELELKVQERTRKLRQANQRLRELNEMRSRFIAMVCHEFRNPLNNITLSASSLNRYDAHLSPAEKKDYLENINTNVERVTQITDDILVMGKIEAKVLEINQESIDIVDFCQTLLTEGEFQRKQTPIEFICRSRQIIASFDERLLRSILGNLLSNALRYTPENKPIRLRVHKWKNTVIFRVEDEGIGIPKQDKTHLFEPFHRGCNVSNVPGTGLGLSIVKQFVELLGGSITVTSHVDQGTIFTVKLFVNP; this is encoded by the coding sequence ATGAATCAGTCACAACGTAAATTAACCGATGAGCTAGCAGCACAGGAGTTAAGAAAACTCCGCCGCCAGCATCAACTCATCCTCAATGCTGTCGGAGAAGGGGTTTATGGCTTAGATTTGGACGGTAATGTGACCTTTGTAAATCCTGCCGCGGTACAAATGATCAATGTGCCGATCGAAGAACTAATCGGCAAATCAATGCATGCAGTCTTACACCACTCCCACGCAGATGGCAGTCATTACCCAAAAGAAAATTGCCCAATCTATGCAGCGCTTCACGATGGCAGTACCCATCGCGTTATGGATGAAGTCTTTTGGCGGAAAGATGGTACGAGTTTTCCCGTTGAATACATCAGCACACCCTTGCGAGAAGATAACGGTGAACTCATTGGGGCTGTCGTTACCTTTCGGGATATTACGCAAAGGCGTTGGGCTGAACAGATTTTGGAGCGTACAAACGAAGAACTTGAGCTAAAAGTTCAAGAGCGAACCAGAAAGTTGCGCCAAGCAAATCAACGCTTGCGAGAACTCAACGAAATGCGGTCTCGTTTCATTGCAATGGTTTGCCACGAATTTCGGAATCCCCTGAACAACATCACCCTGTCCGCCTCTTCCCTAAATCGTTATGATGCCCACCTTTCACCAGCAGAAAAAAAAGATTATTTAGAAAATATCAATACCAATGTTGAACGAGTCACGCAAATTACTGACGATATTTTGGTGATGGGCAAAATCGAAGCGAAAGTTCTCGAAATTAATCAAGAAAGTATTGATATTGTGGACTTTTGCCAAACCCTCCTCACAGAAGGCGAATTTCAGCGTAAACAAACCCCCATCGAATTTATTTGTCGTAGTCGTCAAATAATCGCGAGTTTTGATGAAAGATTATTGCGATCTATCTTAGGCAATCTATTGTCTAATGCCCTACGCTACACACCAGAAAATAAACCGATTCGACTTAGAGTTCACAAATGGAAAAATACTGTCATTTTCAGAGTTGAGGATGAAGGGATTGGCATTCCGAAGCAAGATAAGACCCATTTATTTGAGCCTTTTCATCGAGGCTGCAATGTAAGCAATGTGCCGGGTACTGGCCTCGGTTTAAGTATTGTCAAACAATTTGTGGAGCTTCTGGGAGGCTCTATAACAGTCACGAGCCACGTTGATCAAGGCACGATATTTACAGTGAAATTATTTGTAAATCCATAG
- a CDS encoding filamentous hemagglutinin N-terminal domain-containing protein encodes MKYSKASVTWAIASLSVTLISLPVSAQLIPDGTTTTTILSNQIIRGDLAEYITDGNSLNDDLRHSFSEFNIDVGQRVYFADSTAINNIITRITGSNGSNILGTLGVDGNANLFLVNPNGFIFGSDASLDISGAFLISTASEINLGEIGIMNIVNADPVALFDLLQKVIAIQNCKDQQ; translated from the coding sequence ATGAAATACTCAAAGGCTTCTGTGACTTGGGCAATCGCCTCTCTCTCTGTTACTCTCATTTCTCTACCCGTCTCAGCGCAACTGATACCAGATGGGACAACAACAACGACTATCCTTTCAAATCAGATTATTCGTGGAGATTTAGCAGAATATATCACTGATGGCAATTCGCTAAACGATGACCTTCGTCATAGTTTTAGTGAGTTTAATATTGATGTTGGACAGCGAGTTTATTTTGCTGATTCGACTGCTATTAACAACATCATTACCCGTATTACTGGCTCAAATGGTAGCAATATTCTCGGGACGTTGGGGGTTGATGGTAATGCAAATTTATTTCTTGTGAATCCTAATGGATTTATCTTTGGATCAGATGCAAGCTTAGATATTTCAGGTGCATTTCTCATCTCTACCGCTTCGGAAATAAACCTAGGTGAGATAGGAATAATGAATATCGTAAATGCAGATCCCGTAGCGTTATTTGACCTCTTGCAAAAGGTTATAGCAATTCAAAATTGTAAAGACCAGCAATGA
- a CDS encoding transposase family protein: MRQQPPFIPLFCNAQIVIAWQWAQIICCDCEKGSTHDFKLLKKSRVHFQQGQPCLADAGYQGLHKRHQRSLTPHKKPKGGELTAEQKQENQLLAAQRIIIEMVFRMLKRFRILSSRYRNCRRRWGLRLNLIAGLYNFELL; the protein is encoded by the coding sequence TTGCGTCAACAACCTCCATTCATACCTCTATTCTGCAACGCCCAAATAGTTATTGCTTGGCAGTGGGCACAGATTATCTGTTGTGACTGTGAGAAAGGTAGCACCCATGACTTCAAACTACTCAAAAAGAGTAGAGTGCATTTTCAGCAGGGACAACCCTGCCTTGCCGACGCCGGATATCAAGGTCTACACAAGCGACATCAGCGGAGTCTCACTCCTCACAAGAAGCCTAAAGGAGGAGAGTTGACTGCGGAACAGAAACAGGAGAATCAGCTCTTAGCAGCTCAAAGAATCATCATTGAGATGGTATTCAGAATGCTCAAAAGATTCCGCATCTTATCCAGTCGATATCGTAACTGCCGTCGGAGATGGGGATTAAGACTCAATCTCATTGCTGGTCTTTACAATTTTGAATTGCTATAA
- a CDS encoding IS1 family transposase (programmed frameshift), with the protein MECPECQSTHIRKNGKKKGKQNHICVDCGRQFIDRYSQLGYSKSFKREGLKMYAHGMGFRAIERVKGVHHTTVITWVKQVAELLPDAYEPEQVPQVGELDELQTFVGAKKNKVWLWTAVDHFQPGILAWTVGDRSAETFKPLWAMVSLWRCFFYITDGWHVYPMFVPDGDQIISKTYMTRVEGENTRLRHYLARLHRKTLCYSKSLEMLKHSIRLLIHYLKFWDVPVP; encoded by the exons ATGGAATGTCCAGAATGCCAATCTACTCATATCCGTAAGAATGGAAAGAAAAAAGGCAAACAGAATCACATCTGTGTAGATTGCGGTCGTCAGTTTATCGACCGCTACAGCCAGCTCGGCTACTCAAAGTCCTTCAAACGTGAAGGCCTCAAAATGTATGCCCACGGTATGGGCTTTCGAGCCATTGAACGGGTGAAAGGAGTGCACCACACTACCGTAATCACTTGGGTCAAACAAGTCGCTGAATTGCTACCTGATGCTTATGAACCTGAGCAGGTGCCTCAGGTTGGCGAACTCGATGAACTTCAAACATTCGTCGGTGCTA AAAAAAATAAGGTCTGGCTCTGGACTGCCGTAGACCACTTCCAACCAGGTATTCTCGCTTGGACTGTTGGTGACAGAAGTGCAGAGACATTCAAACCATTATGGGCAATGGTTAGTCTCTGGAGATGCTTCTTCTACATCACAGATGGCTGGCATGTTTATCCCATGTTTGTACCCGATGGTGACCAGATTATCAGTAAGACCTACATGACTCGTGTCGAAGGAGAGAACACTCGATTGCGGCATTATCTCGCTCGACTCCATCGAAAGACCTTATGTTATTCCAAGTCTTTAGAGATGTTAAAGCATTCGATTCGATTGCTGATTCATTATCTCAAGTTCTGGGATGTTCCTGTACCTTGA
- a CDS encoding DDE transposase family protein, with amino-acid sequence MPTYEQLQHLSTEQFRRACGVKLQTFNRLVEVLAEAKAKQKPGRPSIVSLENQLLLTLEYLREYRTYFLSLNHGAFMNQQFVAWCKKTENTLIKETDCHLPSMKQLHGSEELSLTVVVMDAIEQAIEKPKKTTSLLLREKEASFP; translated from the coding sequence ATGCCAACTTATGAACAGCTCCAACATTTATCGACAGAACAATTCAGGAGAGCCTGTGGAGTTAAGCTTCAGACCTTCAATCGTCTGGTAGAGGTCCTAGCAGAAGCTAAAGCAAAGCAAAAACCCGGTCGTCCCAGTATTGTATCCCTGGAAAATCAGTTACTCCTCACCTTGGAATATCTGAGGGAATATCGCACTTATTTCCTATCGCTCAATCATGGGGCATTCATGAATCAACAGTTTGTCGCATGGTGCAAAAAAACAGAGAATACACTCATCAAAGAAACCGATTGCCACTTACCCAGCATGAAACAGCTCCATGGTTCAGAAGAGTTATCTCTGACAGTAGTGGTGATGGATGCCATAGAACAGGCGATTGAAAAGCCCAAAAAAACAACGTCTTTACTACTCAGGGAAAAAGAAGCATCATTCCCTTAA